Proteins from a genomic interval of Chionomys nivalis chromosome 7, mChiNiv1.1, whole genome shotgun sequence:
- the Cenpx gene encoding centromere protein X isoform X4, protein MEEMSGFPKELVSRVLHLHFRDCKTKVSGDALQLMAEFLKIFVVEAAVRGVQQAQAEDLDIVDVDQLEKVLPQLLLDF, encoded by the exons ATGGAGGAAATGAGCGGCTTCCCGAAG GAGCTGGTGAGCAGAGTACTGCACCTGCACTTCAGGGATTGCAAGACAAAAG TCAGTGGGGACGCGCTGCAGCTCATGGCGGAGTTCTTGAAGATCTTCGTGGTAG AAGCCGCTGTCCGTGGGGTGCAGCAGGCCCAGGCAGAGGACCTAGACATCGTGGATGTGGATCAGCTGGAGAAGGTGCTCCCTCAGCTGCTCCTGGACTTCTAG
- the Cenpx gene encoding centromere protein X isoform X1, with translation MTASLKAQPASSPQPGKRPRDGRVIAGSYNHAPPGLVLGGPVGNGTDSPPFFQELVSRVLHLHFRDCKTKVSGDALQLMAEFLKIFVVEAAVRGVQQAQAEDLDIVDVDQLEKVLPQLLLDF, from the exons ATGACAGCCTCCCTCAAAGCACAGCCGGCCTCATCTCCTCAGCCTGGGAAGAGGCCGAGGGATGGCAGAGTTATAGCTGGAAGTTACAACCATGCTCCACCAGGGCTGGTACTTGGGGGACCTGTTGGGAATGGCACTGACTCCCCGCCCTTCTTCCAGGAGCTGGTGAGCAGAGTACTGCACCTGCACTTCAGGGATTGCAAGACAAAAG TCAGTGGGGACGCGCTGCAGCTCATGGCGGAGTTCTTGAAGATCTTCGTGGTAG AAGCCGCTGTCCGTGGGGTGCAGCAGGCCCAGGCAGAGGACCTAGACATCGTGGATGTGGATCAGCTGGAGAAGGTGCTCCCTCAGCTGCTCCTGGACTTCTAG
- the Cenpx gene encoding centromere protein X isoform X2 yields MTASLKAQPASSPQPGKRPRDGRVIAGSYNHAPPGLVLGGPVGNGTDSPPFFQELVSRVLHLHFRDCKTKVSGDALQLMAEFLKIFVVAAVRGVQQAQAEDLDIVDVDQLEKVLPQLLLDF; encoded by the exons ATGACAGCCTCCCTCAAAGCACAGCCGGCCTCATCTCCTCAGCCTGGGAAGAGGCCGAGGGATGGCAGAGTTATAGCTGGAAGTTACAACCATGCTCCACCAGGGCTGGTACTTGGGGGACCTGTTGGGAATGGCACTGACTCCCCGCCCTTCTTCCAGGAGCTGGTGAGCAGAGTACTGCACCTGCACTTCAGGGATTGCAAGACAAAAG TCAGTGGGGACGCGCTGCAGCTCATGGCGGAGTTCTTGAAGATCTTCGTGGTAG CCGCTGTCCGTGGGGTGCAGCAGGCCCAGGCAGAGGACCTAGACATCGTGGATGTGGATCAGCTGGAGAAGGTGCTCCCTCAGCTGCTCCTGGACTTCTAG
- the Cenpx gene encoding centromere protein X isoform X3 produces the protein MTASLKAQPASSPQPGKRPRDGRVIAGSYNHAPPGLVLGGPVGNGTDSPPFFQELVSRVLHLHFRDCKTKVSGDALQLMAEFLKIFVKPLSVGCSRPRQRT, from the exons ATGACAGCCTCCCTCAAAGCACAGCCGGCCTCATCTCCTCAGCCTGGGAAGAGGCCGAGGGATGGCAGAGTTATAGCTGGAAGTTACAACCATGCTCCACCAGGGCTGGTACTTGGGGGACCTGTTGGGAATGGCACTGACTCCCCGCCCTTCTTCCAGGAGCTGGTGAGCAGAGTACTGCACCTGCACTTCAGGGATTGCAAGACAAAAG TCAGTGGGGACGCGCTGCAGCTCATGGCGGAGTTCTTGAAGATCTTCGTG AAGCCGCTGTCCGTGGGGTGCAGCAGGCCCAGGCAGAGGACCTAG
- the Lrrc45 gene encoding leucine-rich repeat-containing protein 45 → MEEFRRSYSRLCKESGAEPQEAVLQQLHQLPRGRLDLATQSLTVDTCRALGKLLHDESLLKELVLSDCMLSEEGSTLLFQGLCANTTVQRLDLKGNNLRAAGAGALGKLLRQNKSIQSLTLEWNNLGMWDDAFATFCGGLAANSTLRQLDLRNNQISHKGAEELALALKGNTTLQQLDLRWNNIGLLGGRALVNCLPSNRTLWRLDLAGNNIPGDVLRAVEQAMDHNQDRLTAFRENKARTNILSKEVQHLQEEKSKQFLDLMETIDKQREEMARNSRASAARIGQLQEALNERQSIINALKAKLQMTEAALALSEQKAQDLGELLTTAEQERQSLSQRQEKERKLEQQEAAGRESKLLRDLSAANEKNLLLRSQVDELERKVKSQQEQLFLTRQELTNTSAELKIRAIQAEERLDAEKRRARQNMEDLEKLHSKEVNHMTRHLEESERAMQERIQRLETMRLSLEEELSRSKAAVLTERGQAEEELIKAKNQARLEEQHRLAHLEEKIRLLAQARDEAQSTCLQQKQMVAESQARASQLNLQMEGQQRRLEELQQELSNKEQEKAAEVTRIRVELQEQMGRLQADLVAQEALREKVAALERQLKAVGSEHREALLDRESENASLREKLRLKEAEIARIRDEEAQRASFLQNAVLAYVQGSPLRALSPPK, encoded by the exons ATGGAGGAGTTCCGGCGCTCCTACAGCCGCCTGTGCAAGGAGAGTGGGGCTGAGCCCCAGGAGGCTGTCCTGCAGCAACTGCACCAGCTTCCGCGGGGCCGACTGGACCTGGCTACTCAGAGCCTGACGGTGGACACCTGCAGGGCCCTGGGCAAGCTGCTGCATGACGAGTCGCTGTTGAAGGAACTTGTCCTCAGCGACTGCATGCTGAGCGAGGAAG GGTCCACACTGCTGTTCCAAGGGCTGTGTGCCAACACCACTGTGCAGCGTCTGGACCTAAAG GGCAACAACCTCCGAGCTGCGGGAGCCGGGGCTCTGGGAAAGCTCCTCCGACAGAACAAGTCCATTCAGAG TCTCACCCTAGAGTGGAACAACCTTGGCATGTGGGACGATGCCTTTGCCACCTTCTGTGGGGGCCTAGCAGCCAACAGCACCCTGCGGCAGCTGGACCTCCGGAACAACCAGATCAGTCACAAGGGGGCTGAGGAACTGGCCTTGGCTTTGAAGGGAAACACCACTCTCCAGCAGCTGG ACCTGCGCTGGAATAACATCGGTCTCCTGGGGGGCCGGGCCCTGGTGAACTGTCTCCCCAGCAACAGAACCCTGTGGAGGCTGGACCTGGCTGGGAACAACATCCCCGGCGACGTCCTGAGAGCTGTGG AGCAAGCCATGGACCACAACCAGGACCGGCTCACTGCCTTTCGGGAAAACAAAGCCCGCACCAACATCCTTAGCAAGGAGGTTCAACACCTCCAGGAAGAGAAGTCCAAGCAG TTTCTGGATCTGATGGAGACAATCGATAAGCAACGAGAAGAAATGGCCAGGAACAGCAG GGCATCGGCAGCACGAATTGGGCAGCTTCAGGAAGCCCTCAACGAGAGACAATCCATCATCAATGCCCTCAAAGCCAA GCTGCAGATGACAGAGGCTGCACTGGCTCTGTCAGAGCAGAAGGCCCAGGACCTGGGGGAACTGCTGACCACAGCGGAACAGGAACGACAGAGCCTgtcacagagacaggagaaggagCGGAAGCTGGAGCAGCAG GAAGCTGCAGGTCGGGAATCTAAGCTCCTCAGGGACCTGTCTGCCGCCAATGAGAAGAACCTGCTGCTTAGAAGCCAG GTGGATGAACTGGAGCGGAAGGTGAAGTCTCAGCAGGAGCAGCTGTTCCTGACCAGGCAGGAGCTGACTAACACATCAGCTGAGCTGAAGATCCGTGCTATTCAGGCTGAAG AGCGCTTGGATGCGGAGAAGCGGAGAGCCAGACAGAATATGGAAGACTTGGAGAAGCTGCACTCGAAGGAG GTGAATCACATGACCCGTCACCTGGAGGAGAGCGAGAGGGCCATGCAGGAGAGGATACAGAGACTAGAGACGATGCGGCTGTCCCTCGAAGAG GAGCTGAGCCGCTCGAAGGCAGCGGTGCTCACTGAGCGTGGCCAAGCCGAGGAGGAGCTCATCAAAGCCAAGAACCAAGCCCGCTTGGAGGAG CAACACCGCCTCGCTCATCTGGAGGAGAAGATTCGGCTCTTGGCACAGGCAAGGGACGAGGCTCAGAGCACCTGCCTGCAGCAGAAGCAGATGGTAGCTGAGTCCCAGGCACGGGCCAGCCAGCTGAACCTGCAAATGGAGGGGCAGCAACGGCGCCTGGAAGAGCTGCAACAG GAACTGAGCAACAAGGAGCAAGAGAAAGCGGCTGAGGTGACCAGGATCAGAGTGGAGCTGCAGGAGCAGATGGGCCGTCTGCAGGCTGACCTAGTGGCCCAGGAGGCGCTGAGGGAGAAGGTGGCCGCCCTGGAACGGCAGCTGAAAG CGGTCGGGAGTGAACACCGGGAGGCGCTGCTGGACAGAGAGAGTGAGAATGCGTCTCTCCGAGAAAAGCTACGGCTCAAAGAGGCAGAGATCGCACGCATCCGGGATGAAGAGGCCCAGAGGGCAAGCTTCCTGCAAAA